AGGTACTGCAGTAGCAGTACATGAGGCGGTACGGTTCAATCGACCTCTTTATGAGAGAGTCGTAACTGTAACCGGCCCCGGGGTCGCGGCGCCCAAAAATCTTCTTGTTCGAATCGGAACCCCCGTTAAAGAGTTGATAAATTTTTGCGGCGGTTACCAGGGAAAACCGGAAAAACTCATTATGGGTGGCCCGATGATGGGTATTACATTAGCATCGGATGATGTTCCGGTGTTGAAAGGAACATCCGGTATCCTTGTTTTCAACACCGCCGATTTGGCTGAAGAACAGGACTGTATCCGCTGTGGTCGTTGTATTGAAGCCTGCCCGATGGGCTTATCACCCACTCGTTTAAACTACCACATCAAAGCCGGAAGACTCGCTCAGGCAAAAAACGAACACCTTCTCGATTGTATTGAATGTGGTTGTTGTGCCTTTGTTTGCCCGGCAAAGATTCGGCTCGTCCATAACTTTAAATACGGCAAAGCAGAACTCGCACGCACGAAAGGGAGATAAAAATGGACAACGACAGAGCGACCCAACTTGTCGTCACATCATCGCCCCATATCCGCTCTAATGTGACCGTAGCGAAGTTGATGTGGGCGGTTATTATCGCTTTGCTGCCAGCACTGGGCGGTTCAATATACTTCTTCGGTGTTAAAGCGCTACTGTTGATTGTCATCTCGACCGCCGCGGCAATCTTATTTGATGCCCTGGGCCAATTGATGTTCAGACGCAAAATTACCATTGACGATGGAAGTGCCGCAATAACAGGTTTACTTCTTGCCTTTAATTTACCACCCAATGCCCCCTGGTGGTTACCGATTGTCGGTGCCGCTTTCGCCACCATTGTTGTAAAACAGTTTTTCGGAGGACTGGGCCACAACTTTATCAACCCAGCCCTCGCCGCACGGGCATTCCTCGTCGCCTCCTGGCCCACACAGATGACCACTACCTGGCTTGCCCCGCATACCGGCAATGTATCAGGGCTTTCGCCCCAGGCGCTCACACTATGTACCGACGCAATAACCTCTGCGACACCGCTCAATGTCTTAAAACAGGGCCCCAAACTTCTTTTGCCCGGATGCGACCCCCAACTACTCTATCAACACCTTCAGTCCTGGGATACAATTAAAAATCTTTTCTTTGGCAACACCGGGGGGTGTTTAGGAGAAACATCAGCCCTGTTATTGCTTATCGGTGGAATATTCCTGATTGCGACCAGAGTCATTGACTGGCGGATACCACTCTCTTATCTCCTAACCGTTGCCGCACTAGTCCTAATTTTGCCCGGACACAAAACTGCGGTTTTAAACTACACCTTATTCCATCTCCTCGCGGGTGGACTTATACTCGGTGCCTTTTATATGGCAACTGACTATGTGACATCGCCGTTGACTCATAAAGGTCGGGTAATCTTTGGAATTGGTTGCGGAATTCTGACCGTTGTTATTCGTCTCTGGGGTGGCTACCCAGAAGGGGTGTGTTATTCAATCCTTTTGATGAATGTTGCCACACCGTTAATTGACCGACTCACTTTACCCCGCGTATTTGGCACAAGGAGAAAGAAATGAAAGAAAGTAAACTCTGGATGGTTCTTTCTCTATTTATAACCTGCTGTATTGCGGCTTTTGCCCTTTCCCAGGTTTATGCAATAACTAAACCAAAAATCGATTACCAGCGACAAGTAGCAGGGTTGCGTACCGCACTCGGTGCAGTAATGCCTGAAGCGGACCGCTTTGAACCGGCAAATTCCGACTCAACAGTCTGGTTCGCCTATGCCGGTGAACAGCGCATCGGCACCGTAATCCGAGCCGCAAAACAGGGTTATGCCGGGCCGGTGCCGGTCACCGCGGGAATCGACCTTGAAGGCAAAATTGTTGCCATCCGGGTCGCCAGCTCTGCCGAAGGACTAAAGGAAACACCTGGCCTGGGACTTAAGGCAACCGAAGAAAAGTTTCGCGACCAATTCAAAGGCAAGACCTCATCCGAATTACGACTGAAAAAAGACGGTGGTACCATTGAAGCGATAACCGGTGCAACAATTACATCCCGGGCAGTAACGGACGCGATTCGGGAAGCGATGGAAAAATATCAGGATATTATCAAAAGCAATGAGTAGCAAGAAAGAATCCCGCCTTACTTACCTAACATCAGGAATTATTAAGGAAAATCCTACACTTATCCTGATGATTGGACTTTGCCCTACGCTTGCCACAACCGTCTCCGCCCGTGATGGTTTGGGAATGGGACTCGCCGCCTCATTCGTTCTCATTGGTTCAAATATTGTTGTTGCTGCGGTACGAAAACTGGTACCCGATTCAGTGCGCATCCCGATTTTTATTATCATCATCTCAACCTTCGTTACAATTGTTGATTATCTTATGCAGGCTTATCAACCAGGTTTGTACCGGGTGCTGGGTGTATTCGTCCCTTTAATTGTTGTAAACTGCATCATACTTGGCCGGGCTGAGGCATTCGCTTACAAGCACGGCGTCTTTGACTCATTTTTAGACGGACTGGGAAAATCTATTGGTTTTACGCTGGTTCTGTTTATAATGGGCACGATTCGTGAAATCGTTGGCAATGGGACCTTCTTCGGTCAACCGGTAACACCGACCTGGTACCGCACCGCCCCGATGCTATTTGCCATTTTCCCGCCCGGTGCCTTCTTTCTAATCGGTTTACTCAAAGCGCTTGTCAACAAAACAAGACTCGGGGGAAATAAATGACTCAAATGAACCCCGCCAAAATCTTCCTTGCCGCCTTTTTGGTCAACAACATCATACTGATGCGATTCATTGGCCTCTGTCCCTTCTTTGGCGTATCCACATCGCTCAATACCTCTGCCGGAATGAGCGCTGCGGTCCTGTTCGTAATGCTCCTTGCCGCCTGGGTTTCCTGGATTTTGTATCACGCCCTGCTAATCCCTCTTGGACTCGTATTTCTCCGCACCGCAGTGTTTATTCTTGTGATTGCCGCCCTGGTTCAGTTTGTTGAAATGTTCCTAAAACGGTATGTCCGTAACCTTTACTCAGCAATGGGTATCTATCTACCTTTAATCACCACCAACTGTGCTATCTTAGGTGTAACATTTCTTAATATCGATTACAAATTCAACATCCTTCAGGCAACAATTTTTGCTCTGGGCACCGCTTGCGGCTTCGCACTCGCCATTATCCTGTTTGCCGCAATTCGCGAACGTCTTGAAGATGCGCCCATCTCGCCGGCATTTAAAGGTTATCCCATCGCCTTTATTGGTGCCGCACTGGTATCGTTGGCGTTTATGGGCTTTACCGCCCTTTTCGGGATTTCATAAATGGACTGGCTTCTCATCTTCAAATCTTTATTAGCACTTGGCGGTCTTGGACTGATTCTCGGGGTCATTCTCTTAATCGCCTCGCTTAAACTTACCGTCAAAGTTGACGAACGGGAAGCACAAATTCGTTCCATTCTCCCCGGTGCCAACTGCGGCGCCTGTGGCTACCCGGGCTGTGATGGTTATGCCGCAGCAGTTGTTGCCGGTAAAGCACCATTAAATGCCTGTTCGGTTGGTGGACCTACTGTCGCCTCAAAAATTGGTCAAATTATGGGACAGGATGTAACAGCCACCGAACCGCAGATTGCGGTGTTAATCTGCCGTGGAGGAAAAGATGAAGCCCCACACCGATTTGAATACCGGGGTGCTGAGGACTGCCGGCAGGCAGCACTGCTACTTGGTGGACCCAAAGCCTGCATCTACGGTTGCGTCGGCTTGGGTCACTGTGTTAAAGTTTGCCCAGTCAACGCAATTACCATGGGAGAAAACAAACTCCCGATTATTGATGAAAAAACCTGTATCGGCTGCGGAAAATGCGTCAAAGAATGTCCCAAGGGAACATTGCGATTAATCCCGCGTTCGAAACTGGTCTACCTTGCCTGCGTCTCCCACGACCGGGGCAAAGCGGTTAAAGATGTTTGCAAGGTTGGCTGTATCGCCTGTAGTTTATGTGTCAAAGTTTGCCCGGTTGGCGCCCTAAAAATGGAGAACAACCTGCCGGTTATGGATTTTAGCAAATGCATCGACTGCGGCATCTGCGTCCACAAATGTCCAACCAAATCATTTGTTGACCGGGCGCCCGGTCGACCCAAAGCCTCAATCAACCCACGCTGCAATGGCTGTGGTGAATGCGTCAAAGTGTGCCAGTTCAAAGCGATTGAAGGTGAACCCGGAAAACAGCACCGGGTTATTTCCGAAAAATGTGTTGGTTGCGGTCAGTGTGTCCTTGTCTGTCCGGTTAAAGCGATTGACCTGGTTGGCGCCCTCGGGCATGCAATGAAAACCGTCTGACTCTTGCCTCTCTCATAATTCAAATTTACTATTCTCATTGCCATCTCCTTGACTGTTTTATTTTTACCGCTACTATCCAGTAGTGTCCAACCGATTTGCCCTAATCCTTCGCAACAAAAATTTTCTTTTTTTAACCTTCGCCGGAGCCATGTCGCAGTTAGGCGACCGCCTTTCCCATATGCTACTAATCACGCTCATCGGCCTCACAACACCAGGAAAACTGCTCGCTTATTCGGGTGGCTCCCTCACATTCGTCTTACCGACCTTAATTCTCTCGCCCATTGCCGGGGTCCTGGTTGACCACTGGGACAAACGCAAAACCATTAGCCGAACCCACTTCCTCCAGACCGCACTACTGCTCTTAACCCCGTTTGCCATAAGACTTACCCACAGTTTTACCCCCTTCTGGATTGCATTAACCTTATTCTTTGGCCTTGACATCTTCAACAACACCGCCAATCCCGCGCTCTTGCCCAATCTGGTCTCGTCTGATAAACTACTCCTTGCCAATTCGGTAAACCTTGCTTTTGCCCGCATCGCCACCGTTCTCGGAATGGTGATTGGTGGATTTCTGATTAAATGGGTGGGCTGGACCAACGGAATATTTATCGATGCCTCCTGTCATCTCATTGCCGGAATTTTAATCCTAAACATCATCAGCCCACCACATGCGGAAACGCCATCCTATCGTTCCACTACAACCAAACCCGGTATCCTTGTACTCACACTTAATGCCCTGAAACAGTTCATTAGCGACCTGGTTGAACTCATCCGCCTGGTTTTGCACAATCGCATTGTCGCCTTTGTCCTCGCCTCCATCGTCATCTCTACTTTTATTTCTGCAGTCTCTTACACAATCCTCATCTACATTGTGCAACAGGTTTTGCATATGGGAACAAGCGGGGTTGGCATCTTCGCCGGAATATTGGCAGTTGGGATGATTGCCGGAGCCGCGGCGATGGGTCTCCTACCCCAAAATATAAATCGACCTTTAATTATCGTCCTGATTACATTCTTATATGGCTTGCTTTTTTTTATCGGCAACTGGCTTATCACGGTCTGGTTTATGATTATCGTTGCACTCATTGCTGGCATCGCATTTTCCTGGTTAGGGATTGTTCAGAGTACAATGTTACAGGAAGAAGTTGAACCAGCGATTCGAGGCCGGGTGTTCTCCACTCGCGAATTTGTCGCCAATTGCACTTTTCTTATCACCACACTTACTATTGGCATTCTCGGTGATTTCACATCTTACCGCACCGCTATTCTCGTAATCGGCATCGCCTTAATTGTTCTGGGAGGCGCTGGCTTCCTCTGGGTCCGGCACGGCCTGCGCCCAGGCCGCAGATTAAACCCGGACAATTAGGTTGTCAATTAATCTTGCTTTACCGAAATAGACAGCCACGGCTATAAGCACTTCACCTTTTATTACTTGCACTGGTTTTAAACAATTTGTATCAACAATTTCCACATAATCAATTCTGCCCAACGAGGCGGTCTTGATTAATCGTCGCATTGCCTGTTTGACTTTCCGGACATCCCGTTCCCCATCTTTTATCATCCGTTCCGCATGATGCAATGCCTGGTAAAGTACCACCGCCTGCTGCCGCTCTTCAGGCGTTAAATAGCTGTTTCGGGAACTCAATGCTAAACCGTCAGGCTCACGCACCGTCGGGGCAACGACAATCTCAATATCGAAATTTAAATCCCGCACCATTCTTTTTATAACATAAGCCTGCTGGGCATCTTTCTGACCAAACACCGCAAGGTGAGGCTTAACGATATTGAAAAGTTTGGCAACGACTGTTGTCACACCGCGAAAGTGACCAGGCCGCGACCGACCGCAGAGATACTGAGTCAAACCCTCCACATCAACATATGTAGAGTAGTTGTCCGGGTACATTTCTCGAACATCCGGATAAAAAATTACATCAACGCCCATTTCTTGGAGCATTTTCCGGTCCCGGGCAAAGTCCCGCGGGTATCGCCGGTAATCCTCCTTGGGACCGAACTGCATCGGATTGACAAAAATGGAGACAACGACCCAATCACACCGTTGTTGCGCCACACGCACCAGTTCCAGATGCCCCTGATGCAAAGCTCCCATCGTCGGTACAAACCCTAAACGGCCCTTTGCCCGCAGTTGCTCTGCCAGCCGTTGCATTCCTTTTACCGTTCTAACGATTTTCATCGGTGTAGAATGTGTGCTCCGGACCGGGAAACTTTCCCTGGCGCACTTCTTCAATATACGCCTGAACCGCCTGTTTTGTCAGCCGGGCGAGTTCGGCATAACGCTTTACGAACTTAAACGGCTCAGCCTCAAACATTCCCAGCATATCCTGCAATACCAGTATCTGTCCATCACAATCCGGACCAGCGCCAATCCCGATTACCGGAATCTTTAACGCCTTTGTTACTTTTGCCGCTGCCTCAGCCGGAACCTTCTCAAGAATAAGGGCAAAACATCCTGCGGCTTCCAGCGCTTGAGCGTCGGCAAGCAATTTTTCTTGCTCCTCAGCACGCCGGGCTTGAAGCCGGTAGCCACCCAGTTTATGAACCGATTGGGGTGTAAGACCAAGATGCCCCATCACCGGAATTCCGTAATCACCCAGCCGCCGCACCGTTTCCAGAACCGGGCCTGAACCTTCAAGTTTTACCGCCTCAGCTCCGGCTTTGAGCAACCGCCCGGCATTCTCAATTGCCTGTTCCACCGACACCTGGTAGGATAAAAAAGGCATATCACTTACAACCAGGGCTCGTTTTACGCCACTTACAACAGCTCGAGTGTGATAGACCATTTCATCCATACCAATCCCGAGGGTTGTCTTCATCCCGTAAACCACATTTGCCACCGAATCCCCGACCAGAATTATATCTACCCCCGCATCATCCAGAATTCGGGCAAATGGATAATCGTAAGCGGTCAAACAGACTATCTTCTCCCCCCGGGCCTTTTTTCTAATCACCCGCAGGGTGGTAATTTTATCAATCGGCGTCGCCATTAATTTAGCTCCTTTACCGTTTCTGACTCCGGGGCGAATAGAACTTTCTGCCTCGGTCGTGTTCAACAATTGCCCGAAACAGCTCCTCGAAATCATCCTGATTACCCACGAAATTTAGCCGGTCGGTGTTAACAATTAAAACCGGGGCATCTTCGTAATGAAGGAAAAAAGAGTTGTAAAGATTACTCAAACTGTTGAGATATTCAGGCTCGATGTTCACCTCAAAACTCCGTCCCCTTTGCCGAATCCGAGCCAGCAGGACATCAACCCGCGCTTGAAGATAAACAACCAGGTCTGGCTTGGGGATATCTCCTTTTACCAAATCGTATATCCGGTAATAAAGCGCCAGTTCGGGTTCGTTCAGATTTAGTGTTGCAAAAATGCGGTCCTTATCAAAGAGATAGTCGCTTACCACCGCCGGCTCGGGAACCAGTTCTCCCTCAACCAGAATCATCCGGGTCTGAAATATCTCCCGCAACTGTCGATGTCGGGAAAGTAAAAAAAACAGCTGGGTTTGAAATGCGTAACTGCGGATGTCACGGTAGAATTTCTCCAGGAAAGGATTCTCTTCGACTACTTCCCGCACCAGTCGCGCCGACAAACGCCGGGCAAGCAACTCTGCCAATGCCGTTTTTCCAACACCAATTGGTCCCTCAACCGCAATGTATCTCAGTCGTCGTTCCACTTTCTCACCCCTTTTAGGGAAATTCTGCTTAACATCTCCTGCACCGTTATCCCCAGTATCGGATGTCTTAATCCCGGTGCCAGTTCTGCCAGAGGCACCAGCACAAATGCCCGCTCTGACAGCCGGGGATGAGGTACAATCAGTTCGGGCGAAAAGAAAACCTCATCGCCATAAAAAAGGAGGTCGATATCAATTGGACGGGGTCCTTTTTCACCACTCTTATGCCGCACCCGGCCCAATTTTCTTTCAATTTCCTGGAGCGCATTAAAAAGTTCAAGGAGCGGGCTACTGCTCCACAACCTGACTACTCCATTAAGAAACAACGGCGCGCCGGGCATATCTACCGGTTCCGTCTCATACCAGGAGGAACGTTCGAGTGGACCCAACTTAATCAGTTCTGACAGCGCCCGTAACAGATTAACCTCCCGAACGCCAAGATTCGTGCCCAGACTCAGAAACACTTCCTTCACTAAAATAAGAGTAGAACAATCTCGTAAACTGTCAACTAAGAACCGCTTGAATTCTCGAGTGATATTTTGCGCACATTTATTGCGCGCGGTCCCTGGGGTGTTTCCAGCAGCTCAAATTCAACTTCGTCATCGATTCCCAGTAAATCCTTTTTTCCGCCGTCAACATCAGCAAAATGGACAAACACACTGCGGCCATCATCTTTGGCTTGAATCATCCCGTAACCTTTATCAGAATCGTACCACTTTACTCTACCTTTAAGCATAGAACCCCTTTCGCTCAATTTTAAGGAACAAATCCAGTAAGAAAACTTTATTAAAATCCGCTTCGGTGTCAAGCGTTTTTCCACCTCTTCGACCCTTATCCTTACACTTCGTCATTTGCCCGACTGTCCTATTGACATCTTGTTGCTTCCTTCTATAATTTAACATCATGATTCCACTTGTCTCCGGTTCCGTAATGAAGGCAATTGACCAGAAGGCGATTGAAATCTGGGGAATAAGTGGATTGGTGTTAATGGAGAATGCGGGGCGGGCGGTTGTCGACTCAATTGAAGAAGAAGTCGGCAGCGTGGAAGGAAAAAGGTTTGTCATTGTCTGCGGTAAAGGTAATAATGGGGGCGATGGTTTTGTCATTACCCGCCATCTGCTAAATCGGGGGGCAAAAGTTGATTGCCTCCTGTTAGGGGAACTTTCACAATTAAAGGGAGATGCACGAACTAACGCCGTAATCCTGCAAAATGCCGGCATAACAATCCGGGAAACAACCAAACTCGATGAAATCTCACCAATCATCAGCACCGCCCCTTTTATCGTCGACGCCATATTTGGAACCGGACTCTCTGCACCACCGACCGGCATCTTCGCCCAAACAATTCAACTCATCAATCAAAGCTCGGCTTATGTGATAAGTGTTGACCTTCCTTCCGGACTCGATGCCGACACCGGAAAGGTTTTCGAGCCCACGGTTAAAGCCCACCTTACGATAACGATGGGCATACCGAAGTACGGCTTAATTCTTTACCCTGGAAAAAGTTTTGCCGGAAAGTTACGCATCGCTGATATTGGAATACCGAAATCGCTAATTGAACAACAGGCAGATACCTTTTTAGTAACAGAATCGGACATTCGACAAATCCTCCCGCGCCGGCGCCCTGATGGCCACAAAGGAACATTTGGGACCTGTTTGGTGATTGCCGGTGCCCGAGGTTACTCGGGTGCTGCCTGCCTTACCGCAATGGCGGCGATACGCGCTGGTGCCGGATTGGTCCGTGTTGCCTTCCCTCAAAGCCTTGCCCCGATAATAGAAGCCCGGGTTATTGAACCGGTGAAACACCCGCTTCCGGAAACCACCGACGCAACGCTGAGCCTGGATGCCGCTTCCCCGATTCTTGACCTCGCCGCTGATGCTACCAGCATCGCTATCGGTCCAGGAATTTCTACCCATCAGGAAACAAAAAAGTTAATCCGAGAAATTCTACCCCGGCTCAGCAAACCGATGGTCATTGACGCTGATGCCATTAACAACCTCGTCGATGCCGAAGAAACCCTCAAGCAGTGCTCAGCGCCGCTTATTCTAACGCCTCATCCCGGTGAACTCAGCCGATTAATCGGGGTCGCCCCAAATGAAATCAACAACCGACGCATAGAAATCGCCCGGGAAACCGCTCGCAATTTCAATTGTGTATTAGTTCTCAAAGGTGCTCCAACCGTTATCGCAACACCTCAGGGTAAAGTATTTGTCAACACCACTGGAAACTCCGGTTTGGGTTCTGGCGGTACGGGTGATGTTCTTACCGGATTGATTGCTGGATTACTGGCGCAGGGTGCTTCACCCCTTGACGCTTCTCTTATCGGTGTTTTTTTGCATGGCAAAACCGCAGATATCGCCGCCCAGGAGCTTACCGAATACTGCCTTATCGCCGGTGACCTTTTGCAATTTCTCCCCCGTGCCTTTGCCGAACTTGTTGTGGATTGATGTTCTCGCTTCTCTCCCTCTTTTTAGCCCTCTTTTACGAACCCCGTTACTGGCTTGCCTATCCCGCACTCAACGAAGTCCGGTCTATAACCTTCAGCCCCCGCGCTGTATTCGTTGGAGTTCCCAACGGCATATATATCTTAGACCGCAAAACTCTTACTCACCAGAAAACCATTACGGCGCTGGACGGCGTTGAAGGCGAAATCAGGCTCTGCGCTTACAACCCTGCCTACAATGAGTTACTTATTGTCACTGACCGCCACCTTTATAACTTTATCCCTCTCACGGGCCGCGTGCTTACCCTCAATCCGCCTTTCCAACAAACTCGTTCCATCGGTATAACCCGGCAGGGTGTATATTTTGATACTGAGAAAGGCCTCTTTCAGAAATTACGTACTGCTGACTTTTATCAACCGGTTTCTACTGTGCCGGAACCGGTCATCTGGTATGGGGAGAAAGACACTTTTTCTGTTCGAAACTACCCGTTTCTCACCCCTTATTTTATTGCCGACGCACAGTTAAACCCCTGTCCCTTCCTCAAAGCCTGGCAGAACCCGTATGACAACCGGTTGTTTGTCTTCGCCCAGAACTATGGCATTCTTGTCTATAACGCCCGCACCGGTTGGAGAGAAAACGAAATCCGTATCGGGCCACTGATATCTAACATCGGTCGCCTCTTGCCCGGGCAAGACAAAATGTTTTTTTTCAGCCCAGACCACTTTCTTACCCTTGATTCGGACGGGAACTGGAACCTATTCTCCTCCGAACCCCAACAACTTTTCTCATCCGGATGGCAACCGTTTATTCGCTACTTATACCGGCTCAACCAGATAGAAAACATCACCGCCATCCTTATGCAAAACGGAGCCACCACCTTAATCGGAACTGAACACGGTGTTTACCGAATCGGTCCCGACGAAAAAGCCGCCTTTTTCCTCCCGACCAACTCAACCGTAAACGCGCTTGCTCAGGTAAATGACTCAATAATTGTTGCGACCGACAATGGTATGTTTCTTCTTATCAATGACAGTCTGACTTCGGTTTCAGACCCGTTTGCCCGCACTGACTGGGGTGTTTTTGCTATCACCCGTAATAATCGTAAAACATTCTTCGGCACTCAGGGTGGTGTCCTGGAACTGGATTCAAATAACACCTGGACCCATCTCATTCCACCGGGCTTTGACCTTTCCCAGCCGGTCCGGGCACTTGCCGCGGGCGACCGTTTTCTCTTTGTCGGTTCAAAAGACGGTATTGATATTTACGACACAAAACACAACACCTGGGCAAAAATCGTTCTTCCTTCCCTTTCCCCGATAAAAGAACTGTATGCTGATAACCGCTATTTGTGGCTCGTTTCCCGGGAAATGGTGGCACGCTATGAATACCGTGCCCAGTTACATTGAACCGCTTCTATGCCATTAAACCTACCAGTTAAGGCAATCATATTTGACCTGTTCCACACCCTGGTATCTTTGCAACTGTCAAACGCACCCGGACCCACCACCGCGGAACTGCTTGGTATTGACCCGGATGAATGGAACAAACACTGGCTTGCTGACCCTTCCGACTATGTCCTGGGCTTGGCACCGATTGAGATTCCGTTCCGCCGCATCGCCAAGATGCTTAACCCTGAAGTTACCGAAGAGCAAATCCAGAAGACGCTTGAAATCCGACACCGCCGTTTTCGCCACGCCCTGCTCAATGTTGAGCCGGAAACGGTTGCCGGGTTAACATCCCTTCGTGCCCTGGGTTATAAGACCGGTCTCATATCAAACTGCGGTTGGGACGAAGTTGCCGCTTGGCACGATTCGCCCCTTGCTCCGCTATTTGAAACGGTCCTT
The nucleotide sequence above comes from candidate division WOR-3 bacterium. Encoded proteins:
- a CDS encoding NAD(P)H-hydrate dehydratase; the protein is MIPLVSGSVMKAIDQKAIEIWGISGLVLMENAGRAVVDSIEEEVGSVEGKRFVIVCGKGNNGGDGFVITRHLLNRGAKVDCLLLGELSQLKGDARTNAVILQNAGITIRETTKLDEISPIISTAPFIVDAIFGTGLSAPPTGIFAQTIQLINQSSAYVISVDLPSGLDADTGKVFEPTVKAHLTITMGIPKYGLILYPGKSFAGKLRIADIGIPKSLIEQQADTFLVTESDIRQILPRRRPDGHKGTFGTCLVIAGARGYSGAACLTAMAAIRAGAGLVRVAFPQSLAPIIEARVIEPVKHPLPETTDATLSLDAASPILDLAADATSIAIGPGISTHQETKKLIREILPRLSKPMVIDADAINNLVDAEETLKQCSAPLILTPHPGELSRLIGVAPNEINNRRIEIARETARNFNCVLVLKGAPTVIATPQGKVFVNTTGNSGLGSGGTGDVLTGLIAGLLAQGASPLDASLIGVFLHGKTADIAAQELTEYCLIAGDLLQFLPRAFAELVVD
- a CDS encoding HAD family hydrolase, whose amino-acid sequence is MPLNLPVKAIIFDLFHTLVSLQLSNAPGPTTAELLGIDPDEWNKHWLADPSDYVLGLAPIEIPFRRIAKMLNPEVTEEQIQKTLEIRHRRFRHALLNVEPETVAGLTSLRALGYKTGLISNCGWDEVAAWHDSPLAPLFETVLFSCEVKLKKPDPAIYHLAARNLAVPAAHCLFVGNGGSQELTGARNAGMTPVLLTHHLEAIKPERIIDVLPEARIVVRTVSDLTLILTGKPV